CAAAACGGTGGAGGAGATTGTCTCGCCCTTGGATGTAAAGCGGATCGCCCAGATCGTGCAGGCGATGGATTCAGACGACGCCGCCGACTTCGTTGGCCGTATGGATTCAGATTTTGCCGAGGAGGTTTTGCAGGCCATGCATCGGGATGAGTCGGCCGAGGTTGAGCAGCTCTTGCTCTACCCGTCGGAATCCGCAGGCGGAATTATGACGACCAGCGTGTTGGCCTTCCCTGAGGAGATGACAGCTGCGGAGGCTGTCGCCGAGGTGCGCCGGGCCAGCGAGGTGGAGATGGTTTTCTACATCTACGTTGTGGACGACAAGGGCCACTTGCTAGGTGTGACCTCGTTACGGGAAATCATCTTGGCCCATCCAACGGCTGCCATGAAGTCCTTCATGAACCAGAATGTCCTGAGCGTCTCAGCCTCCACAGACCAGGAGGAGGTTGCCAAGCTCGTGAGGCGCTACAACTTGCTGGCCGTTCCCGTGGTGGACGATGAAAACAAGCTGCTGGGGATGGCCACGGTGGACGATGTGATAGACGTCATCTATGAGGAGGCCACCGAGGATATGTTGCTGATGGCGGGTGGCTCCCGAGAGGGGATGGAAACCGAATCTCTATTTGGAGTCGTCCGAGCCCGGCTGCCGTGGCTCTTGGTGAGCTGCATCGGGGGGATCGCGGCAATCCAGATTATCAGCCACTTCCAGGGGACCCTGGACCGGCTCGTCGTATTGGCGGCCTTCATCCCCATCATCATGGGGATGGGCGGTAACGTGGGTACGCAATCTGCCGCTATCGTCATACGCGGGCTCGCCTTGGGCCAGATAGACAAGAAGGCCATAGGGATGGT
This Nitrospinota bacterium DNA region includes the following protein-coding sequences:
- the mgtE gene encoding magnesium transporter, yielding MLDQKFLMTVETVRKLLHRHATAHIQNIFSKLHPADIARLLRGFPLPDQQSLFNLVEDLKLAAQILRESDPKTVEEIVSPLDVKRIAQIVQAMDSDDAADFVGRMDSDFAEEVLQAMHRDESAEVEQLLLYPSESAGGIMTTSVLAFPEEMTAAEAVAEVRRASEVEMVFYIYVVDDKGHLLGVTSLREIILAHPTAAMKSFMNQNVLSVSASTDQEEVAKLVRRYNLLAVPVVDDENKLLGMATVDDVIDVIYEEATEDMLLMAGGSREGMETESLFGVVRARLPWLLVSCIGGIAAIQIISHFQGTLDRLVVLAAFIPIIMGMGGNVGTQSAAIVIRGLALGQIDKKAIGMVVLREVRIGLVLGFIYGVLVGTLAKLQYASVPMLGLTVGGAILG